One window from the genome of Malus domestica chromosome 01, GDT2T_hap1 encodes:
- the LOC114824000 gene encoding zinc finger protein ZAT5-like has protein sequence MEAAGGDRHHQEEVMILGCKEQHNNNINIMKGKRTKRLRPQSPIPFAIPRNSSSPEGGVGDRGGGDGGENNNDCINSTNLSPTTSAEIFQDSTTSEEEDMANCLILLAQGQSRAASSSPDHHHQPHNDHITTSSRRFLEATTAPAGKVAGAAGYYVYECKTCNRTFPSFQALGGHRASHKKPKANIGDDHKNKHVGIGLLPPSDEDQDTQLFKNNIFHNNNIKTSSSPLSLHLSNRGLVLSSNKSSSKIHECSICSAEFTSGQALGGHMRRHRGPTGATNTTLSLTPPPVSAAFESHQQQQQQQPQLPMKKQKSMLNLDLDLNLPAPSEDDHHRETKFVFASKQQQQEQQQQERLRTQILVDCHY, from the coding sequence ATGGAAGCAGCAGGTGGTGATCGTCATCATCAAGAGGAAGTCATGATTTTGGGGTGCAAGGAACAACATAACaacaatattaatattatgaAGGGTAAGCGCACAAAACGCCTGAGGCCCCAATCCCCAATCCCTTTTGCCATCCCAAGAAACTCATCTTCCCCGGAGGGTGGCGTTGGCGACCGTGGAGGTGGTGATGGCGGCGAAAATAACAACGATTGCATCAATAGTACCAACTTGTCCCCCACCACATCAGCTGAAATATTCCAAGACAGCACCACATCAGAAGAGGAGGACATGGCAAACTGCCTAATTCTTTTGGCGCAAGGCCAATCCCGGGCGGCTTCTTCCTCCCCCGATCACCACCACCAACCCCACAACGATCATATTACTACAAGTAGTCGAAGATTCTTGGAAGCAACAACTGCCCCGGCGGGCAAGGTGGCGGGGGCGGCTGGGTATTATGTGTATGAATGCAAGACTTGTAACAGAACGTTCCCTTCTTTCCAAGCATTAGGGGGTCACAGGGCGAGTCACAAGAAGCCGAAGGCGAATATAGGAGACGATCACAAAAACAAACACGTTGGAATTGGGCTATTGCCGCCGTCGGATGAAGATCAAGACACGCAATTGTTTAAGAACAACATTTtccacaacaacaacatcaaGACATCTTCATCTCCACTTTCTCTCCATTTGAGCAacaggggtttggttttgagcTCCAACAAGTCCTCTTCTAAAATCCACGAGTGCTCAATTTGCAGCGCGGAATTCACATCCGGACAGGCCTTGGGCGGCCACATGAGGCGCCACAGGGGGCCGACTGGAGCCACCAACACAACCTTGTCGTTGACGCCTCCGCCAGTCTCAGCGGCCTTTGAATCTCATCAACAGCAACAACAGCAGCAACCACAGCTGCCCATGAAGAAGCAGAAAAgcatgttgaatttggatttggatctCAACCTTCCAGCACCTTCAGAAGATGATCACCACAGAGAAACCAAGTTTGTGTTTGCTTCAAAGCAGCAGCAACAAGAACAGCAGCAGCAAGAAAGGTTAAGAACACAAATTTTGGTGGATTGtcattactaa
- the LOC114824004 gene encoding pullulanase 1, chloroplastic isoform X2: MPLLYSSTFLLNRPPSTAPTTNRHFPPQRPATCPSSSLRRRFASARKPLLPPLPLRSAGVFRHPNLQCSSSSSSSVSMSAEEEPTSTSQRGEQLQSGFLYSRAFWVSESIIAWNVDVGNGSCYLFVSKTAALSCSSDGILGEDIKVKLEEDKHGLPENVKEKFPHIKDYRAFNVPPDLDAKPLLKCQLEVATFDANGRCSDATGLQLPGILDELFSYNGPLGALYSEESVSLYLWAPTAQEVCVCIYKEPLGGGNPQEVVQLEEVNGVWSTKGPKSWEGCYYVYEVSVYHPSTLKIEKCYANDPYARGLSSDGRRTLLVNLDSDDIKPEGWDKLAYEKPDIISFSDISIYELHIRDFSANDQTVHSEFRGGYLAFTLQDSAGAFHLKKLSNAGITHVHLLPAFQFAGVDDENENWKNVDFKILEKFAPDSDEQQALITAIQNDDGYNWGYNPVLWGVPKGSYASNANGTYRAIEFRKMVQALNRYGLRVVLDAVYNHLSESGPFSVNSVLDKIVPGYYLRRNTDGFIENSTCVNNTASEHFMVERLIVDDLLHWAVDYKVDGFRFDLMGHIMRRTMVKAKDALCSLTKERDGVDGSSIYIYGEGWDFGEVANNGRGINASQSNLRGTGIGSFNDRIRDAILGGSPFGHPLQQGFVTGLLLQPNGHDHGPESVAKHMLAESKDHIQVGMAANLRDFVLTDYEGKEVKGAEVLTYGGTPVAYTLSPTETINYVSAHDNETLFDIVALKTSMEISLEERCRINHLATSIIALGQGIPFFHAGDELLRSKSLDRDSYNSGDWFNRLDFTYSSNNWGVGLPPKEKNEHSWPLMKPRLADPSFKPQKSHILAALENFSNLLRIRYTSPLFRLRTANAIQERVRFHNTGPSLVPGVIVMSIEDGHEGVPGLSQLDPIFSYIVVIINACPTEVSFASPPLQSRTLQLHPVQVTSTDEIVKRSTYDASSGCFTVPPRTTSVFVEPRRV; this comes from the exons ATGCCTTTATTATATTCGTCTACGTTTCTTCTTAACCGGCCACCATCAACGGCTCCAACGACCAACCGCCACTTCCCTCCTCAACGCCCCGCCACGTGTCCTTCATCCTCTCTACGGCGCCGTTTCGCCTCCGCGCGTAAACCCCTTCTCCCGCCGCTCCCACTCCGCTCCGCCGGGGTTTTCAGACACCCCAATTTGCAGTgctcgtcgtcgtcgtcgtcgtccgTATCAATGTCGGCCGAGGAGGAGCCCACTTCGACCTCGCAG AGGGGTGAACAGCTGCAGAGTGGCTTCTTGTATTCGAGGGCGTTCTGGGTTAGTGAGTCAATTATTGCCTGGAATGTCGATGTTGGAAATGGTTCCTGCTACTTATTTGTTAGTAAAACCGCGGCTTTATCTTGTTCGAGTGATGGAATTCTAG GTGAGGATATAAAAGTAAAGCTTGAAGAAGATAAACATGGGCTTCCGGAAAAT GTGAAAGAAAAATTTCCACATATCAAAGATTACAGAGCTTTTAATGTGCCCCCTGATTTGGATGCCAAACCTCTTCTCAAATGCCAACTGGAAGTTGCTACTTTCGATG CTAATGGAAGGTGCAGTGATGCCACTGGTCTGCAGTTACCTGGTATTTTAGATGAATTGTTCTCATATAATGGTCCCCTTGGTGCACTTTATTCAGAAGAATCAGTGTCACTGTACCTTTGGGCGCCTACGGCTCAG GAAGTATGTGTTTGCATCTATAAGGAACCGTTAGGTGGGGGGAATCCCCAAGAAGTTGTGCAACTTGAGGAGGTTAATGGCGTTTGGAGTACTAAAGGGCCAAAAAGTTGGGAAGGCTGCTATTATGTGTATGAAGTGTCTGTATATCATCCTAGCACcttgaaaattgaaaagtgCTATGCAAACGATCCATATGCTAGAGG GCTTTCATCAGATGGCAGGCGGACATTGCTGGTTAATCTTGATTCTGATGATATAAAACCTGAAGGATGGGATAAATTGGCTTATGAGAAGCCTGATATAATTTCTTTCTCTGACATAAGTATTTATGAGTTACACATCAGAGATTTCAG TGCCAATGACCAGACTGTGCATTCTGAATTTCGTGGTGGATATCTTGCCTTCACTTTGCAG GATTCAGCGGGTGCATTTCATTTGAAGAAATTATCAAATGCTGGTATCACTCATGTCCATCTACTGCCAGCCTTCCAATTTGCAGGGGTTGATGATGAAAATGAGAACTGGAAGAATGTAG ATTTCAAGATACTTGAAAAGTTTGCTCCAGATTCGGATGAGCAACAAGCTCTTATTACAGCTATCCAAAATGATGATGGATATAACTGGGG GTACAACCCTGTTCTCTGGGGGGTCCCTAAAGGAAGCTATGCAAGTAATGCAAATGGTACATACCGTGCAATTGAGTTCAGGAAGATGGTCCAG GCGCTTAACCGTTACGGCCTTCGTGTTGTCTTGGATGCTGTCTACAATCATTTGTCCGAAAGTGGGCCATTTAGTGTGAATTCTGTTCTTGATAAG ATTGTTCCAGGATACTACTTAAGAAGAAATACAGATGGCTTTATCGAGAATAGTACATGTGTGAACAACACTGCTAGTGAGCATTTTATGGTCGAGCGTTTAATTGTTGATGATCTATTGCACTGGGCAGTTGATTACAAG GTTGATGGGTTCCGGTTCGATCTTATGGGTCATATAATGAGAAGAACAATG GTGAAAGCAAAAGATGCACTCTGCAGCCTAACAAAGGAAAGGGATGGAGTTGATGGCTCAAGTATCTATAT ATATGGCGAAGGATGGGATTTTGGTGAAGTTGCCAATAATGGACGTGGAATAAATGCGTCACAGTCCAATCTTCGTGGAACTGGAATTGGAAG TTTTAATGATCGAATACGGGATGCAATACTTGGTGGATCTCCATTTGGCCATCCTCTTCAGCAAGGATTTGTGACCGGTCTACTCTTGCAG CCTAATGGTCACGATCATGGTCCAGAAAGTGTTGCAAAACACATGCTTGCTGAATCAAAGGATCACATTCAG GTTGGAATGGCTGCAAACCTGAGGGATTTTGTGCTAACTGATTATGAAGGGAAAGAG GTAAAAGGAGCAGAAGTATTGACCTATGGCGGTACACCTGTAGCATATACTTTATCTCCTACTGAAACT ATCAATTATGTTTCTGCTCATGACAACGAAACTCTGTTTGACATCGTGGCTCTGAAG ACTTCGATGGAAATTTCTTTAGAGGAGAGATGCAGGATAAATCACTTGGCGACAAGTATAATAGCACTCGGACAG GGGATACCATTTTTCCACGCCGGCGATGAGCTGCTTCGGTCAAAATCACTTGATCGTGACTCATACAATTCTGGTGATTGGTTCAATAG GCTGGACTTCACTTATAGCTCTAACAATTGGGGTGTTGGCCTTCCTCCAAAAGAGAAGAACGAACACAGCTGGCCGCT AATGAAACCAAGATTAGCAGATCCATCCTTTAAGCCTCAGAAAAGTCACATCCTCGCTGCTTTGGAGAACTTTTCTAATTTGTTACGTATTAGGTACACTTCACCACTTTTTCGTTTGAGGACGGCAAATGCTATTCAG GAACGGGTACGTTTCCATAATACTGGCCCTTCATTAGTCCCTGGAGTCATAGTAATGAGCATTGAAGATGGTCATGAAGGCGTGCCAGGGTTATCTCAGCTCGATCCAAT TTTCTCTTACATTGTGGTTATCATCAATGCGTGTCCAACAGAGGTGTCATTTGCCAGTCCCCCTCTTCAGTCTAGGACTCTTCAGTTGCATCCTGTGCAG GTAACGTCAACGGATGAAATAGTTAAGAGATCTACCTATGATGCTTCCTCAGGATGCTTCACTGTGCCCCCAAGAACTACATCTGTGTTTGTTGAACCTCGGCGAGTTTGA
- the LOC114824004 gene encoding pullulanase 1, chloroplastic isoform X1, whose translation MPLLYSSTFLLNRPPSTAPTTNRHFPPQRPATCPSSSLRRRFASARKPLLPPLPLRSAGVFRHPNLQCSSSSSSSVSMSAEEEPTSTSQRGEQLQSGFLYSRAFWVSESIIAWNVDVGNGSCYLFVSKTAALSCSSDGILAGEDIKVKLEEDKHGLPENVKEKFPHIKDYRAFNVPPDLDAKPLLKCQLEVATFDANGRCSDATGLQLPGILDELFSYNGPLGALYSEESVSLYLWAPTAQEVCVCIYKEPLGGGNPQEVVQLEEVNGVWSTKGPKSWEGCYYVYEVSVYHPSTLKIEKCYANDPYARGLSSDGRRTLLVNLDSDDIKPEGWDKLAYEKPDIISFSDISIYELHIRDFSANDQTVHSEFRGGYLAFTLQDSAGAFHLKKLSNAGITHVHLLPAFQFAGVDDENENWKNVDFKILEKFAPDSDEQQALITAIQNDDGYNWGYNPVLWGVPKGSYASNANGTYRAIEFRKMVQALNRYGLRVVLDAVYNHLSESGPFSVNSVLDKIVPGYYLRRNTDGFIENSTCVNNTASEHFMVERLIVDDLLHWAVDYKVDGFRFDLMGHIMRRTMVKAKDALCSLTKERDGVDGSSIYIYGEGWDFGEVANNGRGINASQSNLRGTGIGSFNDRIRDAILGGSPFGHPLQQGFVTGLLLQPNGHDHGPESVAKHMLAESKDHIQVGMAANLRDFVLTDYEGKEVKGAEVLTYGGTPVAYTLSPTETINYVSAHDNETLFDIVALKTSMEISLEERCRINHLATSIIALGQGIPFFHAGDELLRSKSLDRDSYNSGDWFNRLDFTYSSNNWGVGLPPKEKNEHSWPLMKPRLADPSFKPQKSHILAALENFSNLLRIRYTSPLFRLRTANAIQERVRFHNTGPSLVPGVIVMSIEDGHEGVPGLSQLDPIFSYIVVIINACPTEVSFASPPLQSRTLQLHPVQVTSTDEIVKRSTYDASSGCFTVPPRTTSVFVEPRRV comes from the exons ATGCCTTTATTATATTCGTCTACGTTTCTTCTTAACCGGCCACCATCAACGGCTCCAACGACCAACCGCCACTTCCCTCCTCAACGCCCCGCCACGTGTCCTTCATCCTCTCTACGGCGCCGTTTCGCCTCCGCGCGTAAACCCCTTCTCCCGCCGCTCCCACTCCGCTCCGCCGGGGTTTTCAGACACCCCAATTTGCAGTgctcgtcgtcgtcgtcgtcgtccgTATCAATGTCGGCCGAGGAGGAGCCCACTTCGACCTCGCAG AGGGGTGAACAGCTGCAGAGTGGCTTCTTGTATTCGAGGGCGTTCTGGGTTAGTGAGTCAATTATTGCCTGGAATGTCGATGTTGGAAATGGTTCCTGCTACTTATTTGTTAGTAAAACCGCGGCTTTATCTTGTTCGAGTGATGGAATTCTAG CAGGTGAGGATATAAAAGTAAAGCTTGAAGAAGATAAACATGGGCTTCCGGAAAAT GTGAAAGAAAAATTTCCACATATCAAAGATTACAGAGCTTTTAATGTGCCCCCTGATTTGGATGCCAAACCTCTTCTCAAATGCCAACTGGAAGTTGCTACTTTCGATG CTAATGGAAGGTGCAGTGATGCCACTGGTCTGCAGTTACCTGGTATTTTAGATGAATTGTTCTCATATAATGGTCCCCTTGGTGCACTTTATTCAGAAGAATCAGTGTCACTGTACCTTTGGGCGCCTACGGCTCAG GAAGTATGTGTTTGCATCTATAAGGAACCGTTAGGTGGGGGGAATCCCCAAGAAGTTGTGCAACTTGAGGAGGTTAATGGCGTTTGGAGTACTAAAGGGCCAAAAAGTTGGGAAGGCTGCTATTATGTGTATGAAGTGTCTGTATATCATCCTAGCACcttgaaaattgaaaagtgCTATGCAAACGATCCATATGCTAGAGG GCTTTCATCAGATGGCAGGCGGACATTGCTGGTTAATCTTGATTCTGATGATATAAAACCTGAAGGATGGGATAAATTGGCTTATGAGAAGCCTGATATAATTTCTTTCTCTGACATAAGTATTTATGAGTTACACATCAGAGATTTCAG TGCCAATGACCAGACTGTGCATTCTGAATTTCGTGGTGGATATCTTGCCTTCACTTTGCAG GATTCAGCGGGTGCATTTCATTTGAAGAAATTATCAAATGCTGGTATCACTCATGTCCATCTACTGCCAGCCTTCCAATTTGCAGGGGTTGATGATGAAAATGAGAACTGGAAGAATGTAG ATTTCAAGATACTTGAAAAGTTTGCTCCAGATTCGGATGAGCAACAAGCTCTTATTACAGCTATCCAAAATGATGATGGATATAACTGGGG GTACAACCCTGTTCTCTGGGGGGTCCCTAAAGGAAGCTATGCAAGTAATGCAAATGGTACATACCGTGCAATTGAGTTCAGGAAGATGGTCCAG GCGCTTAACCGTTACGGCCTTCGTGTTGTCTTGGATGCTGTCTACAATCATTTGTCCGAAAGTGGGCCATTTAGTGTGAATTCTGTTCTTGATAAG ATTGTTCCAGGATACTACTTAAGAAGAAATACAGATGGCTTTATCGAGAATAGTACATGTGTGAACAACACTGCTAGTGAGCATTTTATGGTCGAGCGTTTAATTGTTGATGATCTATTGCACTGGGCAGTTGATTACAAG GTTGATGGGTTCCGGTTCGATCTTATGGGTCATATAATGAGAAGAACAATG GTGAAAGCAAAAGATGCACTCTGCAGCCTAACAAAGGAAAGGGATGGAGTTGATGGCTCAAGTATCTATAT ATATGGCGAAGGATGGGATTTTGGTGAAGTTGCCAATAATGGACGTGGAATAAATGCGTCACAGTCCAATCTTCGTGGAACTGGAATTGGAAG TTTTAATGATCGAATACGGGATGCAATACTTGGTGGATCTCCATTTGGCCATCCTCTTCAGCAAGGATTTGTGACCGGTCTACTCTTGCAG CCTAATGGTCACGATCATGGTCCAGAAAGTGTTGCAAAACACATGCTTGCTGAATCAAAGGATCACATTCAG GTTGGAATGGCTGCAAACCTGAGGGATTTTGTGCTAACTGATTATGAAGGGAAAGAG GTAAAAGGAGCAGAAGTATTGACCTATGGCGGTACACCTGTAGCATATACTTTATCTCCTACTGAAACT ATCAATTATGTTTCTGCTCATGACAACGAAACTCTGTTTGACATCGTGGCTCTGAAG ACTTCGATGGAAATTTCTTTAGAGGAGAGATGCAGGATAAATCACTTGGCGACAAGTATAATAGCACTCGGACAG GGGATACCATTTTTCCACGCCGGCGATGAGCTGCTTCGGTCAAAATCACTTGATCGTGACTCATACAATTCTGGTGATTGGTTCAATAG GCTGGACTTCACTTATAGCTCTAACAATTGGGGTGTTGGCCTTCCTCCAAAAGAGAAGAACGAACACAGCTGGCCGCT AATGAAACCAAGATTAGCAGATCCATCCTTTAAGCCTCAGAAAAGTCACATCCTCGCTGCTTTGGAGAACTTTTCTAATTTGTTACGTATTAGGTACACTTCACCACTTTTTCGTTTGAGGACGGCAAATGCTATTCAG GAACGGGTACGTTTCCATAATACTGGCCCTTCATTAGTCCCTGGAGTCATAGTAATGAGCATTGAAGATGGTCATGAAGGCGTGCCAGGGTTATCTCAGCTCGATCCAAT TTTCTCTTACATTGTGGTTATCATCAATGCGTGTCCAACAGAGGTGTCATTTGCCAGTCCCCCTCTTCAGTCTAGGACTCTTCAGTTGCATCCTGTGCAG GTAACGTCAACGGATGAAATAGTTAAGAGATCTACCTATGATGCTTCCTCAGGATGCTTCACTGTGCCCCCAAGAACTACATCTGTGTTTGTTGAACCTCGGCGAGTTTGA
- the LOC103439483 gene encoding uncharacterized protein, with protein MCRVQKMHLKRNSPSINAFGLVCFVQRPSYISQELETKVRTCKQPTLTVMEVQCSPLSWEFFYQEEGIEELKHSLSCTSLELETTILSAKEKISTREEEIARLKDLLSKALQERDEAEAKCQTLVLDKLKLQQELQKQQQQNEDNESNKHFASSDSEIIVPSPNADPIMMPPAPLSSPPPLPHAALKLGAEKPLPEKGRLLQAVIEAGPLLQTLLLAGPLPQWQHPPPQLKSIEIPPVAISPPPRRLLNRDSCISSSSASCFSNKRSLVSSDGSGSDSPPNTKHQKTVLH; from the exons ATGTGTAGGGTACAAAAAATGCACTTGAAGCGCAATTCACCTTCTATAAATGCTTTTGGCCTTGTGTGTTTTGTTCAACGTCCATCATATATATCACAAGAACTAGAAACCAAAGTACGTACTTGTAAGCAACCGACACTAACCGTAATGGAGGTTCAGTGCAGCCCCCTTAGCTGGGAATTCTTCTATCAGGAAGAG GGGATAGAAGAGCTAAAGCATTCTCTTTCGTGCACAAGTTTGGAGCTTGAGACGACAATTTTATCAGCAAAAGAGAAGATTTCGacaagagaagaagaaattgcTCGTCTCAAAGATCTCCTAAGCAAAGCCCTCCAAGAGAGAGATGAAGCAGAAGCAAAATGCCAAACCCTAGTTTTGGACAAACTCAAGCTCCAACAAGAGCTACAAAAGCAGCAGCAACAAAATGAGGATAACGAATCAAACAAACACTTTGCCTCTTCTGACTCCGAGATCATCGTTCCATCTCCGAATGCAGACCCTATTATGATGCCGCCGGCGCCATTGTCATCACCGCCGCCACTGCCACATGCTGCTTTGAAATTAGGAGCTGAGAAGCCGTTGCCGGAAAAAGGGAGGCTACTTCAAGCAGTGATTGAAGCCGGACCTCTGCTTCAAACCCTTCTCCTGGCTGGACCGTTGCCTCAGTGGCAGCACCCTCCTCCCCAACTAAAGTCCATTGAGATCCCACCGGTTGCCATTTCTCCTCCACCACGGCGACTTCTAAACCGAGACTCCTGCATTAGTAGTAGTAGTGCTAGTTGTTTCAGTAACAAGAGAAGTCTGGTAAGCTCTGATGGTTCTGGTTCTGATTCTCCGCCCAACACCAAGCACCAAAAGACTGTTCTCCATTGA